GGCCTATCCCCATCCCTCCTTTCGTAGTGGAGGAGCTGAGGGCTCATAAGCTACAGCAGAAGAAATGGCGCCTAGCCGCAGGAAGCGCGTGGCAGGATACAGGCCTTGTATGCACCCATGAGGATGGGTCACTGATAAATCCTGACTCCTTAAGCCCCTACTTCATCAAGGTTATGAAGAAGGCAGGATTCCCGCATATCACGTTCCACGGCCTCCGACACACCCACGCTACATTACTTCTCAAGTGGAACGTCCACCCGAAGAAGGTATCGGAAAGGCTGGGCCATAGCTCAATACAGCTCACCATGGACACTTACTCCCACGTGATGCCTACCATGCAGGACGAGGCCGTCCAACTACTTGAAGAGAACCTCTTTCGTCGTAAAGTCAGAAAAACCACGCCAGTAGAGGAGTAGTAGATTTCCAGAGTTTAACTCGTGACTATTCTGTGACTAAACTGCCTTCCAGGGGAGCACCGGTAAATATTTCTAACCTGCAACCCCGCGCCGTTACTGAAAAATT
The Bacillota bacterium genome window above contains:
- a CDS encoding site-specific integrase is translated as MALREAEKLGLISRNPADLVDLPKVERKVPVTLTLEEAERSLEVLQGTYLYIPALLAIATGARRGEILGLRWEDVELDKGLITITQELLRVEREYVFRQPKTRGSVRPIPIPPFVVEELRAHKLQQKKWRLAAGSAWQDTGLVCTHEDGSLINPDSLSPYFIKVMKKAGFPHITFHGLRHTHATLLLKWNVHPKKVSERLGHSSIQLTMDTYSHVMPTMQDEAVQLLEENLFRRKVRKTTPVEE